The Bifidobacterium bifidum ATCC 29521 = JCM 1255 = DSM 20456 region AGCTGTTCCAGGATTTCGATGACGATCTGAGCGGTGGGGAGTGCCGATGATGCAGCCACGATGTCTCCTCTCCCTTGACGGATACCGTGCCACCTGGGTGATTAAAACGGTAGATAACTACCGGTAATCATATCATCGCCTGTTGCGTGTGGCGTATCGCTCTCAATGAGAGCGATACGCCACACGGATAAGGATCCATCAGAAATCGAAATTGTCCGGGTCGGCGCTGTTGCGCTTACCGGTGTCCATGGCACTGATCGCAGCCATGTCATCGTCCGACAGCACGAAGTCGAACACGTCGATGTTCTGCCTGATGCGATCGGCGTGCGTGGACTTCGGCAGCACGACGACGCCGCGCTGGATGTGCCAGCGGATCACGGTCTGCGCAGCGGACTTACCGTACTTCGCGCCGATCTCGGCCAGCTCGGGGATGGCGAGCAGGTCGCCGCCGGTGCCGCCCAGCGGGCTGTACGCCTCGGTGGCGATGCCCTTGGCAGACAGCTCGTCCACCAGCGGCTGGTTGGTGAACTGCGGCGAGGATTCGATCTGATCGACGGCCGGCGTCACGTCGCTGTTCTTCAGCAGGTCGGCGAGATGATGCGGCTGGAAATTGCTCACGCCGATCGCCTTCGCACGCCCGGA contains the following coding sequences:
- a CDS encoding aldo/keto reductase; this encodes MAIQSTITLNNGTVIPQIGLGVFRTPDGDTTVNAVQTALENGYRHIDTAMIYRNETSVGEGIRRSGVPRGDLFVTTKLWNDDIRAHRGKEAFQESLDRLGMDYVDLYLIHWPADVWQQAWDDLQEIYASGRAKAIGVSNFQPHHLADLLKNSDVTPAVDQIESSPQFTNQPLVDELSAKGIATEAYSPLGGTGGDLLAIPELAEIGAKYGKSAAQTVIRWHIQRGVVVLPKSTHADRIRQNIDVFDFVLSDDDMAAISAMDTGKRNSADPDNFDF